The following are encoded in a window of Arachis duranensis cultivar V14167 unplaced genomic scaffold, aradu.V14167.gnm2.J7QH unplaced_Scaffold_165934, whole genome shotgun sequence genomic DNA:
- the LOC107478651 gene encoding xyloglucan endotransglucosylase protein 1-like has translation MAPSWGGSYFLFLCMLLGFSTIAYGGNFSTDFDLLFGDDRVKISDGGQSMSLAMDKYSGSGVATKDQFLFGRFDMKIKLVGGNSAGTVTAFYLSSTGDHHDEVDLEFLGNLTGDPYMLSTNVFANGVGGREVQYYLWFDPTADYHTYSIDWSPTRIILWVDDTPIRVINNKEIIGVPFPTKQPMRLYTTLWNGDAWATRWGQVKIDLSQAPFIARFKNYNGTACVPKKGIADCKGFGASMKRGLDNENKKKLKQVNSKWVVYHYCRDLRRYAHGLPFECRRDNMAHSDNNQ, from the exons atggctCCTTCATGGGGTGGTtcatattttctctttctttgtaTGTTGTTAGGGTTCAGCACAATTGCatatggtgggaatttcagcaCTGATTTTGACCTTCTATTTGGAGATGATAGGGTTAAGATTTCTGATGGTGGACAAAGCATGTCCCTTGCAATGGATAAATATTCTGGTTCTGGGGTTGCTACCAAGGATCAATTCTTGTTTGGAAGATTTGACATGAAGATCAAGCTTGTTGGAGGAAACTCTGCAGGAACTGTTACTGCATTTTAT CTAAGCTCCACAGGAGATCACCATGATGAGGTTGATCTTGAGTTCTTGGGGAACTTAACCGGAGATCCATATATGCTATCAACAAATGTGTTTGCAAATGGTGTTGGGGGTCGTGAGGTTCAATACTATCTTTGGTTTGATCCAACAGCAGATTATCACACCTATTCCATTGATTGGAGCCCTACCCGCATAAT ACTCTGGGTGGACGACACTCCAATCAGAGTGATAAACAACAAAGAAATAATCGGTGTTCCATTCCCAACAAAGCAACCAATGAGGCTGTACACAACACTCTGGAATGGGGATGCATGGGCAACAAGATGGGGCCAAGTGAAGATTGACTTGTCACAAGCACCATTTATAGCAAGGTTCAAGAACTACAATGGCACTGCTTGTGTTCCAAAGAAAGGCATAGCAGATTGCAAGGGTTTTGGTGCTTCAATGAAGAGAGGTCTTGAcaatgaaaacaagaaaaagttgAAGCAAGTTAACTCAAAGTGGGTTGTTTATCACTATTGCCGTGATTTGAGGCGTTATGCTCATGGATTACCCTTTGAATGCCGTAGGGACAACATGGCACACAGTGATAATAATCAATAA
- the LOC107478662 gene encoding peroxisomal and mitochondrial division factor 1-like, whose amino-acid sequence MMEAEPEIAAVAKVARAMTLRRHHSMSDLTLESVPEVAEIIEDEVQDEAESEAIAELRKLLEERKTLAEVLERERKALKQENARSEMKARELERKLIVTEINEIKERSKRFRVEQSLMEKIHEKLGEIGILTEKIEKLEKALRNCEERARCMEWVAIGLRERVREAERAIGVAGLDGRRGSRCGGEEEELELPPWPVVVKGLGLAGAISAAVAAMIYFWFGRHKSRR is encoded by the coding sequence ATGATGGAGGCGGAGCCGGAGATTGCGGCGGTGGCGAAGGTGGCGAGGGCAATGACGCTTCGCCGCCACCATTCCATGTCGGACTTGACCTTGGAATCGGTGCCGGAGGTGGCGGAGATTATAGAGGACGAGGTTCAGGATGAGGCGGAGTCGGAAGCCATAGCGGAGCTGCGGAAGCTTCTAGAAGAGAGAAAAACTCTGGCTGaggttctagagagagaaaggaaGGCGTTGAAGCAAGAGAACGCGCGGAGTGAGATGAAGGCGAGGGAGCTGGAGCGGAAGCTCATAGTCACAGAGATAAATGAGATCAAAGAGAGAAGCAAGAGATTTAGGGTTGAACAATCGCTGATGGAGAAAATCCATGAGAAATTGGGGGAAATTGGGATCCTAACGGAGAAGATCGAGAAATTGGAGAAGGCGTTGAGGAATTGCGAGGAGAGAGCAAGGTGCATGGAGTGGGTTGCGATTGGTTTGAGAGAGAGGGTTAGGGAGGCAGAGAGAGCGATAGGAGTGGCAGGGCTTGATGGCCGCAGAGGTTCTCGATGTGGCGGCGAAGAGGAGGAGTTGGAGTTGCCGCCGTGGCCGGTGGTGGTGAAGGGATTAGGGTTAGCAGGAGCTATTAGTGCTGCTGTGGCTGCTATGATCTATTTTTGGTTTGGAAGACACAAATCTAGAAGATGA
- the LOC127743945 gene encoding mitogen-activated protein kinase 20 isoform X2 produces the protein MDFFSEYGDANRYKIQEVIGKGSYGVVCSAIDTHTGEKVAIKKIHDIFEHISDAARILREIKLLRLLRHPDIVEIKHIMLPPSRKDFKDIYVVFELMESDLHQVIKANDDLTKEHYQFFLYQLLRALKYIHTANVYHRDLKPKNILANANCKLKICDFGLARVAFNDTPTTIFWTDYVATRWYRAPELCGSFYSKYTPAIDIWSIGCIFAEVLTGKPLFPGKNVVHQLDLMTDLLGTPSLDTISRVRNEKARRYLTSMRKKQPVPFAHKFPNADPLALRLLERLLAFDPKDRPTAAEALADPYFKGLAKVEREPSCQPITKMEFEFERRRVTKEEIRELIFREILEYHPQLLKDYMNGTERTNFLYPSAVDQFRKQFAHLEENGKNGPAVPLDRKHVSLPRSTIIHSNIAPTKEQTSIASSKNRQTAEDYNKSSRDTEITVPRPMPGAQRIPLAKPGKVVGPVGPYEYASVVKDSYDPRTLVRGSVVPSQPVPTAFYYHSSSTSNRPATEADKGVPLQATTHGQQCGVNAKIAPDIAINIDKNPFFMTRVGVNKLEQDDQIAIETNLLQSKAQYGGISAAAGATAHRKVGPVQYGMTRMF, from the exons ATGGATTTTTTCTCCGAATATGGTGATGCCAACCGGTACAAAATTCAAGAAGTCATTGGGAAAGGAAGTTATGGTGTTGTCTGTTCGGCCATTGACACTCATACAGGTGAAAAAGTGGCGATTAAGAAGATTCATGACATCTTCGAGCATATATCTGATGCCGCGCGTATCCTCCGTGAAATAAAGCTTCTTAGGCTTCTACGACATCCTGATATAGTTGAAATCAAACACATCATGCTGCCACCTTCTAGGAAGGACTTCAAAGATATTTATGTTGTTTTTGAGCTTATGGAGTCTGATCTTCATCAAGTCATCAAAGCCAATGATGACTTAACAAAAGAGCACTATCAGTTTTTCCTTTACCAATTACTTCGAGCATTGAAGTATATTCACACCG CAAACGTTTATCATAGAGATTTGAAGCCAAAGAATATACTAGCAAATGCAAACTGTAAACTTAAAATTTGTGATTTCGGGTTAGCTAGAGTTGCCTTCAATGACACACCAACTACCATTTTTTGGACG GATTATGTTGCAACAAGGTGGTATAGAGCTCCGGAGCTTTGTGGATCATTTTATTCTAAG TATACACCAGCAATTGATATATGGAGCATCGGGTGCATCTTTGCCGAAGTGCTCACAGGAAAGCCACTTTTTCCTGGAAAAAATGTTGTCCACCAGTTGGATCTGATGACAGATCTGCTTGGGACACCCTCACTGGATACCATATCACGG GTACGCAATGAGAAGGCACGGAGATACCTTACTAGCATGAGGAAAAAACAGCCTGTGCCATTTGCACATAAGTTTCCTAATGCAGACCCTTTAGCGCTACGACTACTAGAGAGATTGCTGGCTTTTGATCCGAAAGACCGACCTACTGCTGCAGAG GCATTGGCTGATCCTTACTTCAAGGGACTGGCTAAAGTTGAGAGAGAACCGTCCTGCCAGCCAATCACAAAAATGGAGTTCGAATTCGAAAGGCGAAGAGTCACAAAGGAGGAAATTCGTGAGCTGATTTTCCGTGAGATTCTAGAGTATCATCCGCAATTATTGAAAGACTACATGAATGGAACAGAGAGAACTAATTTTCTTTATCCAAG TGCCGTTGATCAATTCCGGAAGCAGTTTGCTCATTTAGAGGAAAATGGTAAAAATGGACCAGCAGTGCCACTTGATAGAAAGCATGTTTCTCTTCCAAG GTCAACAATTATTCATTCAAACATTGCACCCACCAAAGAGCAGACGAGTATTGCTTCCTCGAAAAACCGGCAAACAGCTGAAGACTATAACAAGAGCTCGAGAGATACAGAAATTACAGTGCCACGGCCGATGCCAGGTGCCCAAAGAATTCCACTAG CAAAACCTGGTAAAGTTGTTGGGCCGGTTGGACCATATGAGTATGCGAGTGTTGTCAAGGATTCTTATGATCCAAGAACATTAGTAAGAGGTTCTGTGGTTCCTTCTCAACCTGTTCCCACAGCATTCTATTACCATAGTTCTAGCACCAGTAATCGACCGGCAACAGAAGCCGATAAGGGCGTTCCTTTGCAGGCAACAACACATGGTCAACAATGTGGAGTTAATGCCAAGATAGCGCCCGATATAGCAATCAATATCGACAAGAACCCATTTTTCATGACACGTGTCGGAGTGAACAAGCTAGAACAAGATGATCAAATAGCCATAGAAACAAATTTGCTGCAATCTAAGGCTCAATATGGTGGGATTAGTGCTGCAGCTGGAGCCACTGCTCATAGAAAAGTTGGACCTGTTCAGTATGGTATGACAAGAATGTTCTAA
- the LOC127743945 gene encoding mitogen-activated protein kinase 20 isoform X1 — MQQDHRKKNSTEMDFFSEYGDANRYKIQEVIGKGSYGVVCSAIDTHTGEKVAIKKIHDIFEHISDAARILREIKLLRLLRHPDIVEIKHIMLPPSRKDFKDIYVVFELMESDLHQVIKANDDLTKEHYQFFLYQLLRALKYIHTANVYHRDLKPKNILANANCKLKICDFGLARVAFNDTPTTIFWTDYVATRWYRAPELCGSFYSKYTPAIDIWSIGCIFAEVLTGKPLFPGKNVVHQLDLMTDLLGTPSLDTISRVRNEKARRYLTSMRKKQPVPFAHKFPNADPLALRLLERLLAFDPKDRPTAAEALADPYFKGLAKVEREPSCQPITKMEFEFERRRVTKEEIRELIFREILEYHPQLLKDYMNGTERTNFLYPSAVDQFRKQFAHLEENGKNGPAVPLDRKHVSLPRSTIIHSNIAPTKEQTSIASSKNRQTAEDYNKSSRDTEITVPRPMPGAQRIPLAKPGKVVGPVGPYEYASVVKDSYDPRTLVRGSVVPSQPVPTAFYYHSSSTSNRPATEADKGVPLQATTHGQQCGVNAKIAPDIAINIDKNPFFMTRVGVNKLEQDDQIAIETNLLQSKAQYGGISAAAGATAHRKVGPVQYGMTRMF; from the exons ATGCAGCAAGATCACAGGAAAAAG AATTCAACAGAGATGGATTTTTTCTCCGAATATGGTGATGCCAACCGGTACAAAATTCAAGAAGTCATTGGGAAAGGAAGTTATGGTGTTGTCTGTTCGGCCATTGACACTCATACAGGTGAAAAAGTGGCGATTAAGAAGATTCATGACATCTTCGAGCATATATCTGATGCCGCGCGTATCCTCCGTGAAATAAAGCTTCTTAGGCTTCTACGACATCCTGATATAGTTGAAATCAAACACATCATGCTGCCACCTTCTAGGAAGGACTTCAAAGATATTTATGTTGTTTTTGAGCTTATGGAGTCTGATCTTCATCAAGTCATCAAAGCCAATGATGACTTAACAAAAGAGCACTATCAGTTTTTCCTTTACCAATTACTTCGAGCATTGAAGTATATTCACACCG CAAACGTTTATCATAGAGATTTGAAGCCAAAGAATATACTAGCAAATGCAAACTGTAAACTTAAAATTTGTGATTTCGGGTTAGCTAGAGTTGCCTTCAATGACACACCAACTACCATTTTTTGGACG GATTATGTTGCAACAAGGTGGTATAGAGCTCCGGAGCTTTGTGGATCATTTTATTCTAAG TATACACCAGCAATTGATATATGGAGCATCGGGTGCATCTTTGCCGAAGTGCTCACAGGAAAGCCACTTTTTCCTGGAAAAAATGTTGTCCACCAGTTGGATCTGATGACAGATCTGCTTGGGACACCCTCACTGGATACCATATCACGG GTACGCAATGAGAAGGCACGGAGATACCTTACTAGCATGAGGAAAAAACAGCCTGTGCCATTTGCACATAAGTTTCCTAATGCAGACCCTTTAGCGCTACGACTACTAGAGAGATTGCTGGCTTTTGATCCGAAAGACCGACCTACTGCTGCAGAG GCATTGGCTGATCCTTACTTCAAGGGACTGGCTAAAGTTGAGAGAGAACCGTCCTGCCAGCCAATCACAAAAATGGAGTTCGAATTCGAAAGGCGAAGAGTCACAAAGGAGGAAATTCGTGAGCTGATTTTCCGTGAGATTCTAGAGTATCATCCGCAATTATTGAAAGACTACATGAATGGAACAGAGAGAACTAATTTTCTTTATCCAAG TGCCGTTGATCAATTCCGGAAGCAGTTTGCTCATTTAGAGGAAAATGGTAAAAATGGACCAGCAGTGCCACTTGATAGAAAGCATGTTTCTCTTCCAAG GTCAACAATTATTCATTCAAACATTGCACCCACCAAAGAGCAGACGAGTATTGCTTCCTCGAAAAACCGGCAAACAGCTGAAGACTATAACAAGAGCTCGAGAGATACAGAAATTACAGTGCCACGGCCGATGCCAGGTGCCCAAAGAATTCCACTAG CAAAACCTGGTAAAGTTGTTGGGCCGGTTGGACCATATGAGTATGCGAGTGTTGTCAAGGATTCTTATGATCCAAGAACATTAGTAAGAGGTTCTGTGGTTCCTTCTCAACCTGTTCCCACAGCATTCTATTACCATAGTTCTAGCACCAGTAATCGACCGGCAACAGAAGCCGATAAGGGCGTTCCTTTGCAGGCAACAACACATGGTCAACAATGTGGAGTTAATGCCAAGATAGCGCCCGATATAGCAATCAATATCGACAAGAACCCATTTTTCATGACACGTGTCGGAGTGAACAAGCTAGAACAAGATGATCAAATAGCCATAGAAACAAATTTGCTGCAATCTAAGGCTCAATATGGTGGGATTAGTGCTGCAGCTGGAGCCACTGCTCATAGAAAAGTTGGACCTGTTCAGTATGGTATGACAAGAATGTTCTAA